One window from the genome of Pyrus communis chromosome 16, drPyrComm1.1, whole genome shotgun sequence encodes:
- the LOC137719559 gene encoding calcineurin B-like protein 4, protein MGCYCSKEAKTPGYEDPVTLAAATPFTVNEVEALYELFKKLSSSIFDDGLIHKEEFQLALFRNRNRSNLFADRIFDLFDIKRNGVIEFGEFVRSLGVFHPNAPVEDKISFAFRLYDLRQTGYIEREELKEMVLALLHESDLVLSDDVIEVIVDRTYSDADKKGDGRIDEEEWKEFVMKHPSMIKNMTLPYLKDISVAFPSFVMNSEVEDSEI, encoded by the exons ATGGGCTGCTATTGTTCAAAGGAAGCTAAAACGCCTGGCTATGAGGACCCTGTGACTCTTGCTGCTGCGACACCTT TTACTGTGAACGAAGTAGAAGCCTTGTATGAGCTTTTTAAGAAATTGAGCAGTTCGATATTTGATGATGGACTTATCCACAAG GAAGAATTTCAGCTCGCGCTCTTCAGGAACAGAAATCGGAGCAATCTTTTTGCAGACAGG ATTTTTGACTTATTTGACATCAAGCGCAATGGGGTTATCGAGTTTGGAGAATTTGTTCGATCATTAGGTGTCTTTCACCCCAATGCACCTGTCGAAGACAAAATTTCAT TTGCTTTTAGACTGTATGATCTGAGACAGACAGGGTACATTGAGCGAGAGGAG TTGAAGGAGATGGTACTGGCACTTCTGCACGAATCTGATCTGGTACTCTCGGATGATGTCATCGAAGTGATTGTGGATAGG ACATACAGTGACGCAGATAAGAAAGGCGATGGGCGGATTGATGAAGAAGAGTGGAAGGAATTTGTGATGAAGCATCCGTCTATGATCAAGAATATGACTCTCCCGTATTTAAA GGATATATCAGTAGCGTTTCCGAGCTTTGTGATGAATTCTGAAGTTGAAGATTCAGAAATATGA